The genomic interval GGGCATGGGAATGGTAATTCTGCCGGATAGCCGGAAGGCGAAGTTCTTTTGTATATTCTGTGATTTTTCCTTTTGTGGTCACGGGTATCATTGTTTTCTCAGATTAGATGATGGTTAGTTCAATAGATTGTTATATTCCCTCAGTTGTCTGTTGGCATAGTCAACAATGGGGTCATGCTTACCCGTTCTAACCGGGGGTGGTATCTGCTCTTTTTGCATGCTTAAAGCCTTTATTTTGTCCAAAGAGATGTCACCCGGACATATGCCTTTCAGCCGGTCTATGACTTTCTCTATAGCCGTAAATTCGTATTGATGCTCCCGGGCAAAAAGTAAGAGTTCCACAAAATCCCTGGGAGCCTTTTTGAAATAATTTTCATATACGGCCTTTACATTGTCAGGGGCGGATTTTAAAGCTTGCGAGCCTGCCAGGGCACCCGGCTTGTAGCAAAGGGTGCCAAGGTAATGATCCAGTACAATGTGCCATCCGTGGCGCTCGTATTGCCGCTCATGCACACATACTTTGTTGCTGTGATGGTAACATATCAATTTTTCAGGGTAGATCTTTATATCAACCATCTTTCCTACCAGGTGGTCTGGTACGCTATAACGGTTCGTGGAATAGCTTATGGTTGAATATTTGTCAACCCTTGATTGATCAAGGATGGCGCAATCAAACTTTGGTGGAGCCGGGTATAAAAAGGCTTGTTCCTGGTTGAACAGCTCCAGGGGCCGTTTTCCTTTGGTGAAACGGTTGAAATAAGAATTAAGCCGGTTGCAGGTTGCTAAAAGCCACTTGTTGGCCTCTTCCAATGAAACAAAACTGTCTTTTTGGGAGAATGCCTTTCTGCGGATATATTCAACACTTCGCTCTACATGGCCTTTCTCATTGCCTTTTCTGATGTTGCAAAAGCGAAAATCAAAGTGATAATACAGGGAAAGTTTCAGCAACGCCTCGGTGGGCTCTTTTTCGCCGGGGCCAACAAACTTTCTGATGGCAACCCGCATGTTGTCATATACCATGGTCCTGTAGACACCTCCTATAAAATCAATAAAGTGTACATGGGCTTGCTGAAAGGATGTCGTATCCTGGCGATAAAACAACATGGCAAACCGGTAATTGCTCATGGCACCGGTAAAGACAGCCATGTTTACCGCTCTGACCTGACCGTCAATGATCAGTTTGACTTCGCCCCAGTCAAATTCACAAACTTCTCCGGGCTCATATACCTGGCGAATATAGGCTTCTTTTTTCTTGCTGCTCTTTTCACTGATGTAATTGCAAACACTTGTATAGCCAATATCAAAACCTTTGGCGTGTAGATGCTCCAGAATATCAATTTTCTTAAGCGTTTGCTTGTGAAGCCCTTTGCTCTTTTTCTCCTCATTGAGCTGGAGAAGCCGGTCAATCTCCACGGCGATCTCAAAGGTCAACCTACGTTTACCCCGGTTATGGCTGTTGTATTGAGGCCTTGTTACCAGTTCCTCAATAAGCTCTTCATCGGGCTTTTCAGAGGAAATTACAGCATCCCGGGCTTTACGGTATTCTTGTATATACCTGCGGACGGTGGCGCGGTTAATTTGCAACTCCCTGGAGATCTTTCTCTCGGAATCGCCTCGGCGATAGTAACGCAGGATGATTTCTTGTTTTTGTACCATGCTTATCATGTTTTTTCCTTTGAAGATTATTTTCTCTCCAAAGATACGTATCGATAAGTGGTACACTTTTCAATTGAAATATGGTACGGTTTTCAACCGGTATATACAGATAACGCCTCCAACAAGGATCCCGAAAAGGAACAACAAAAGCTCTATGAAAAAATCGGTCAGCTCCAGGTCGAGGTTGATTTTTTAAAGAAAGCCTTGTCGTAAAGAAGTCCTTAGCTGAACGCAGAGCGCTGGCAGATAAAAACCACAGCAAGCTAAGCATGGCAAGGCAGTGCCAGTTACTGGGTATTCACCGCAGCGGTGTGTATTACAAGCCAAGACAGGAGAAGCCGTTAAATTTAGAACTCATGGAACTGATCGATAAAAAGTACCAGGAAAAGCCTTTTTGGGGTATTCCAAGGATGACCACCTGGTTGAAGCCCCC from Bacteroidales bacterium carries:
- the istA gene encoding IS21 family transposase yields the protein MVQKQEIILRYYRRGDSERKISRELQINRATVRRYIQEYRKARDAVISSEKPDEELIEELVTRPQYNSHNRGKRRLTFEIAVEIDRLLQLNEEKKSKGLHKQTLKKIDILEHLHAKGFDIGYTSVCNYISEKSSKKKEAYIRQVYEPGEVCEFDWGEVKLIIDGQVRAVNMAVFTGAMSNYRFAMLFYRQDTTSFQQAHVHFIDFIGGVYRTMVYDNMRVAIRKFVGPGEKEPTEALLKLSLYYHFDFRFCNIRKGNEKGHVERSVEYIRRKAFSQKDSFVSLEEANKWLLATCNRLNSYFNRFTKGKRPLELFNQEQAFLYPAPPKFDCAILDQSRVDKYSTISYSTNRYSVPDHLVGKMVDIKIYPEKLICYHHSNKVCVHERQYERHGWHIVLDHYLGTLCYKPGALAGSQALKSAPDNVKAVYENYFKKAPRDFVELLLFAREHQYEFTAIEKVIDRLKGICPGDISLDKIKALSMQKEQIPPPVRTGKHDPIVDYANRQLREYNNLLN